The following coding sequences are from one Pseudonocardia sp. EC080619-01 window:
- a CDS encoding serine hydrolase, with product MPDLLPSTQRTLLARVARAQRDGRVPSLVAGVVRDGGLAWHAGRGALPAGADADDVQYRIGSITKTVCAVTVLRLRDEGLLDLDDRLEQHLPGTPLGDRTLGQLLSHLAGAGSESPGQWWERSPGGPLEELGLGDADRVLPAARRFHYSNLGFGLLGELVARRRGTSWSDVAHDEVLAPLGMKRTSPRPQAPAAEGLAVHPWAELTLPEPEHDAGVMAPAGQLWCSARDLARLGAFLLGDTGGVLSPATVEEMTLPAGIDSSSPIWAGYGLGVQVLRVEGATLVGHGGSMPGFLAGLWVDREEGTGALALGNTTTGLDSGLGAGLLADLRAAEPRIVDAWAPEPAPVDPGLLGPWFWGPSPYALRAVGGGLLHLGGLGRPGRSSRFRPGPDGTWIGMDGYFAGETLRIEGDHLWLATFVFTRTPYDPAAPVPGGVDDAGWR from the coding sequence GTGCCCGATCTGCTGCCCTCCACCCAGCGCACCCTGCTCGCCCGCGTCGCCCGCGCCCAGCGCGACGGCCGCGTCCCCTCCCTCGTCGCCGGCGTCGTCCGGGACGGTGGCCTGGCCTGGCACGCCGGCCGCGGCGCGCTGCCCGCGGGCGCGGACGCCGACGACGTCCAGTACCGGATCGGGTCGATCACCAAGACGGTCTGCGCGGTCACCGTGCTGCGGCTGCGCGACGAGGGCCTGCTCGACCTCGACGACCGCCTGGAGCAGCACCTGCCCGGCACCCCGCTGGGCGACCGCACCCTCGGCCAGCTGCTCTCGCACCTGGCGGGCGCCGGGTCCGAGAGCCCCGGACAGTGGTGGGAGCGCAGCCCCGGCGGCCCGCTGGAGGAGCTGGGCCTCGGCGACGCCGACCGGGTGCTGCCCGCGGCCCGCCGGTTCCACTACTCGAACCTCGGCTTCGGCCTGCTCGGGGAGCTGGTCGCGCGCCGCCGCGGCACGAGCTGGTCCGACGTCGCGCACGACGAGGTGCTGGCCCCGCTCGGGATGAAGCGCACCTCGCCCCGGCCGCAGGCGCCGGCGGCCGAGGGACTGGCCGTGCACCCGTGGGCGGAGCTGACCCTGCCCGAGCCCGAGCACGACGCGGGCGTGATGGCCCCGGCCGGCCAGCTGTGGTGCTCCGCGCGCGATCTCGCCCGGCTGGGCGCGTTCCTGCTCGGCGACACCGGCGGCGTGCTCTCCCCGGCCACGGTCGAGGAGATGACGCTGCCGGCGGGCATCGACTCCTCGTCGCCGATCTGGGCCGGGTACGGCCTCGGCGTGCAGGTGCTCCGGGTCGAGGGCGCCACGCTGGTCGGGCACGGCGGCTCGATGCCGGGCTTCCTCGCCGGGCTCTGGGTGGACCGCGAGGAGGGCACCGGCGCGCTGGCACTCGGGAACACGACGACCGGGCTGGACTCCGGCCTCGGCGCCGGCCTGCTCGCCGACCTCCGCGCGGCCGAGCCCCGGATCGTCGACGCGTGGGCGCCGGAGCCCGCGCCGGTGGATCCGGGGCTGCTGGGGCCGTGGTTCTGGGGACCCTCCCCGTACGCGCTGCGAGCGGTCGGCGGCGGGCTGCTGCACCTGGGCGGGCTCGGGCGACCGGGCCGGTCGTCGCGGTTCCGCCCGGGTCCGGACGGGACGTGGATCGGGATGGACGGCTACTTCGCCGGCGAGACCCTGCGGATCGAGGGCGACCACCTGTGGCTCGCCACCTTCGTCTTCACCCGCACCCCGTACGATCCGGCCGCACCCGTTCCGGGCGGGGTGGACGACGCCGGCTGGCGCTGA
- a CDS encoding BCCT family transporter, whose amino-acid sequence MTQAEPRTDPDSSGAAEGRSRTDWTVFGVGAALALLFVLWGLLSPDSLANAASTMLDGLMRGGGWGFILAATGFVAFALFLAFSKFGRIKLGTDDEQPEFRTVSWIAMMFSAGMGIGLMFFGVNEPLTFFTSPPPGSAAPESIEALQVSMATSLFHWTLHPWAIYAVVGLAIAYSTFRKGRRQLISQAFIPLIGKRAAEGGIGKAIDILAIFATLFGSAASLGIGAFQIGGGMQTVGWVDGQVGAPVLAVIIVVLTAAFILSAVSGVARGIQWLSNTNMVLAAVLTVFVFVVGPTVIILDLIPTTIGAYFSQFFEMVGRTEAVGGEPMLEWLSGWTVFYWAWWISWTPFVGMFLARISRGRTIREFVGGVILAPSLVSLVWFCVYGGTAITQVQQGTTQFSDDSNVQLFEMLGAYPWATFTGLLVMLLVAIFFVSGADAASIVMGTLSQRGTIEPSRWVVIFWGAVMGAVAVLMLVTGGEDALDGIQNLTILVAAPFVVIMVMLCFALYKDLRRDPVVLREQKGAEVIEQAVDWATDKHGDDFYVKVGVFPKDYKEEPSTNGYANGPGTGPGYTMTEPGEGPVSAEDGTGDGSADTTTPDDGSGSGTSDRKDSPVGGD is encoded by the coding sequence ATGACACAGGCGGAACCACGTACGGATCCCGATAGTTCCGGGGCCGCTGAGGGTCGGTCACGCACCGACTGGACCGTTTTCGGAGTGGGTGCGGCGCTCGCCCTGCTCTTCGTGCTGTGGGGTCTCCTCTCCCCCGACAGCCTCGCGAACGCCGCGAGCACGATGCTCGACGGCCTCATGCGCGGTGGCGGCTGGGGCTTCATCCTCGCCGCGACCGGCTTCGTCGCGTTCGCGCTCTTCCTCGCGTTCAGCAAGTTCGGCCGGATCAAGCTCGGCACCGACGACGAGCAGCCCGAGTTCCGGACGGTGTCCTGGATCGCGATGATGTTCTCCGCCGGCATGGGCATCGGGCTGATGTTCTTCGGCGTGAACGAGCCGCTGACCTTCTTCACCTCGCCCCCGCCCGGCTCCGCGGCGCCGGAGTCGATCGAGGCGCTCCAGGTCTCGATGGCGACCTCGCTGTTCCACTGGACGCTGCACCCGTGGGCGATCTACGCCGTCGTCGGCCTGGCCATCGCCTACTCGACGTTCCGCAAGGGGCGCCGTCAGCTGATCAGCCAGGCGTTCATCCCGCTGATCGGCAAGCGTGCCGCCGAGGGCGGCATCGGCAAGGCCATCGACATCCTGGCCATCTTCGCCACGCTGTTCGGCTCCGCCGCCTCGCTGGGCATCGGCGCCTTCCAGATCGGCGGTGGCATGCAGACCGTCGGCTGGGTCGACGGCCAGGTCGGCGCCCCGGTGCTGGCCGTGATCATCGTCGTGCTCACCGCGGCCTTCATCCTGTCCGCGGTCTCCGGCGTCGCCCGGGGCATCCAGTGGCTGTCCAACACCAACATGGTGCTGGCCGCCGTGCTCACCGTCTTCGTGTTCGTGGTCGGCCCGACGGTGATCATCCTCGACCTGATCCCGACCACGATCGGCGCGTACTTCTCGCAGTTCTTCGAGATGGTCGGGCGCACCGAGGCCGTCGGCGGGGAGCCGATGCTCGAGTGGCTGTCCGGCTGGACCGTCTTCTACTGGGCCTGGTGGATCTCCTGGACGCCGTTCGTCGGCATGTTCCTGGCCCGCATCTCGCGCGGCCGGACGATCCGCGAGTTCGTCGGCGGCGTGATCCTCGCGCCGAGCCTGGTCTCGCTGGTCTGGTTCTGCGTCTACGGCGGCACCGCCATCACCCAGGTGCAGCAGGGCACGACCCAGTTCTCCGACGACTCGAACGTCCAGCTGTTCGAGATGCTCGGGGCCTACCCGTGGGCCACCTTCACCGGCCTGCTGGTGATGCTCCTGGTCGCGATCTTCTTCGTGTCCGGTGCCGACGCGGCCTCGATCGTCATGGGCACGCTCTCGCAGCGCGGCACCATCGAGCCGAGCCGCTGGGTCGTCATCTTCTGGGGTGCGGTCATGGGTGCGGTCGCCGTGCTCATGCTGGTCACCGGCGGGGAGGACGCGCTCGACGGCATCCAGAACCTCACGATCCTGGTCGCCGCACCGTTCGTGGTGATCATGGTCATGCTCTGCTTCGCGCTCTACAAGGACCTGCGGCGCGACCCCGTGGTCCTGCGTGAGCAGAAGGGCGCCGAGGTCATCGAGCAGGCCGTGGACTGGGCCACCGACAAGCACGGTGACGACTTCTACGTGAAGGTCGGCGTGTTCCCGAAGGACTACAAGGAGGAGCCCTCCACCAACGGGTACGCGAACGGTCCCGGCACCGGCCCCGGCTACACCATGACCGAGCCCGGGGAGGGCCCGGTGTCCGCCGAGGACGGGACCGGTGACGGGTCCGCGGACACCACCACCCCGGACGACGGTTCCGGGAGCGGGACGTCCGACCGCAAGGACAGCCCGGTCGGCGGCGACTAG
- a CDS encoding NADPH:quinone oxidoreductase family protein: MRAVQVVELDGPSAVRVNEVDPPVRGDGEVLVDVAAAGVNFPDVLLTRGLYQYKPEPPFTLGSECAGTVREAGPGSRFAPGDRVVAFTMSGVFSEVVSVPEQVVLPLPDEVGFAAGACLPMNYLTAHFTLETRGGLRAGETVLVQGAAGGIGTAVIQLAAALGATVIGVASTEAKADVARQAGAAHAVGVEGFKDAVKELTGGAGVDMVVDPVGGDRFTDSLRCVGPLGRLMVVGFTAGDIPTVKVNRLLLNNVDVRGVGWGAYALARDGFVAQEWDALLPHLRSGALDPIVSERFPLEKAGEALSRIDDRVVTGKVVLET, encoded by the coding sequence GTGCGTGCAGTGCAGGTCGTCGAGCTGGACGGGCCGTCCGCGGTCCGCGTCAACGAGGTGGACCCACCGGTCCGGGGGGACGGCGAGGTCCTCGTCGACGTCGCCGCGGCCGGGGTCAACTTCCCGGACGTCCTGCTGACCCGCGGCCTGTACCAGTACAAGCCGGAGCCCCCCTTCACGCTCGGCTCGGAGTGCGCCGGGACGGTCCGCGAGGCCGGGCCGGGCAGCCGGTTCGCGCCGGGCGACCGGGTCGTCGCGTTCACGATGTCCGGGGTGTTCTCCGAGGTCGTCTCGGTGCCGGAGCAGGTCGTGCTGCCGCTGCCCGACGAGGTCGGGTTCGCGGCCGGGGCCTGCCTGCCGATGAACTACCTGACCGCGCACTTCACCCTGGAGACCCGGGGCGGCCTGCGGGCGGGGGAAACGGTCCTCGTCCAGGGTGCCGCGGGTGGCATCGGGACGGCGGTGATCCAGCTGGCGGCGGCGCTCGGCGCCACGGTCATCGGGGTCGCCTCCACCGAGGCCAAGGCCGACGTCGCACGGCAGGCCGGCGCGGCCCACGCCGTCGGCGTCGAGGGGTTCAAGGACGCCGTCAAGGAGCTCACCGGGGGAGCGGGCGTCGACATGGTCGTCGACCCGGTCGGCGGTGACCGCTTCACCGACTCGCTGCGCTGCGTCGGCCCGCTGGGCCGGCTGATGGTCGTCGGGTTCACCGCGGGCGACATCCCGACGGTGAAGGTGAACCGGCTGCTGCTGAACAACGTCGACGTCCGCGGCGTCGGGTGGGGCGCCTACGCGCTCGCCCGGGACGGCTTCGTCGCGCAGGAGTGGGACGCGCTGCTCCCGCACCTGCGGTCCGGCGCGCTCGACCCGATCGTGAGCGAGCGCTTCCCGCTGGAGAAGGCGGGCGAGGCCCTGTCCCGGATCGACGACCGCGTCGTCACCGGCAAGGTCGTCCTGGAGACCTGA
- a CDS encoding DNA polymerase IV codes for MSRRILHADLDQFLAAAELLRRPELAGLPLVVGGDGDPDSRTVVATASYEARAFGVRSGMPMRLARRRCPGAVFLPSDKPYYEEVSEQVMGLLRDLGEPVEVIGWDEAFVGTDGDPWALAERIRETVSSTGLSCAVGIGDNTLRAKAATGYAKPGGVHELTAANWFATLGADPPEALPGIGRATARALAELGITTVTELAESRPGDVAARLGPNRGPYYVSLGRGMGRTELDTGPWVPRSRSRETTFPADLTDRSAMHAELRTLAHRVAADVAGEDRDCVRVGIRVRTRSFRTTTRSRALDPPGRDGDVIADVAAALLDEMAPDRPVRLLGVRAELAEQASGGSARHL; via the coding sequence GTGAGCCGCCGCATCCTGCACGCCGACCTCGACCAGTTCCTGGCCGCGGCCGAGCTGCTGCGCAGGCCCGAGCTGGCCGGGCTACCGCTGGTCGTCGGCGGCGACGGTGACCCGGACTCCCGCACGGTCGTCGCCACCGCGTCCTACGAGGCCCGCGCGTTCGGCGTGCGGTCGGGCATGCCGATGCGGCTCGCCCGGCGGAGATGTCCCGGCGCGGTGTTCCTGCCGTCGGACAAGCCGTACTACGAGGAGGTCTCCGAGCAGGTCATGGGCCTGCTCCGCGATCTCGGCGAGCCGGTCGAGGTGATCGGCTGGGACGAGGCGTTCGTCGGCACCGACGGCGACCCGTGGGCCCTCGCGGAGCGGATCCGGGAGACGGTCTCCTCGACCGGGCTGTCCTGCGCGGTGGGGATCGGCGACAACACGCTGCGGGCCAAGGCGGCCACCGGCTACGCGAAGCCGGGCGGGGTGCACGAGCTGACCGCCGCGAACTGGTTCGCCACCCTCGGTGCCGACCCGCCCGAGGCGCTGCCGGGCATCGGCCGGGCGACCGCGCGGGCGCTCGCCGAGCTGGGGATCACCACCGTCACCGAGCTCGCGGAGTCCCGCCCCGGTGACGTGGCGGCCCGGCTCGGGCCGAACCGCGGGCCGTACTACGTCTCGCTCGGCCGCGGGATGGGGCGCACCGAGCTGGACACCGGCCCGTGGGTGCCGCGCTCGCGCAGCCGGGAGACGACCTTCCCCGCCGATCTCACCGACCGCTCCGCGATGCACGCCGAGCTGCGCACGCTGGCCCACCGGGTCGCGGCCGACGTCGCCGGTGAGGACCGCGACTGCGTCCGGGTCGGGATCCGGGTGCGGACCCGCAGCTTCCGCACCACCACCCGCAGCCGGGCCCTCGACCCGCCGGGGCGCGACGGCGACGTGATCGCGGACGTCGCCGCCGCGCTGCTGGACGAGATGGCCCCGGACCGTCCGGTGCGGCTGCTCGGGGTGCGGGCGGAACTGGCCGAGCAGGCATCCGGAGGATCCGCTCGTCATTTGTGA
- a CDS encoding thermonuclease family protein: MRRATRAAAMMLTASVMTGMLTGCDSARATVSRVVDGDTIDVTADGREQRVRLLNIDTPETVDPDEDVQCLGPEASAHLASLLPVGTEVELLVDDEHRDGYDRVLAGVRLDDGRLVNAEMARAGLALPMAIGRNDRFLPEVEQANAEAVAAQRGLYDPEIGCTVPGQVADIERTASTLPSSSAATTAEQADSGASGAAAVIASALLLKGALDSGVPGDGLIWKAAHALPTRSSMSARVQRVAGTARTNENGFRERARVLRTPPPPPPAAGGGTGSAASSPRPKPKPKPSGGGAGATAKPTPKPSSGGSAGTPKPAPKPKPNVDTSGGSGPAGYTGPRCYAPGGKTWKPC; encoded by the coding sequence GTGCGGCGTGCAACGCGGGCAGCAGCGATGATGCTGACCGCCTCGGTGATGACGGGGATGCTCACGGGGTGCGACTCGGCCCGGGCAACCGTCTCGCGGGTGGTGGACGGGGACACGATCGACGTGACGGCCGACGGCAGGGAACAGCGTGTGCGGCTGCTCAACATCGACACTCCCGAGACCGTGGACCCGGACGAGGACGTGCAGTGCCTCGGCCCGGAGGCCTCGGCGCACCTCGCATCGCTCCTGCCGGTCGGGACCGAGGTCGAGCTCCTGGTCGACGACGAGCACCGGGACGGGTACGACCGGGTCCTCGCCGGTGTCCGCCTCGACGACGGGCGGTTGGTGAACGCGGAGATGGCGCGGGCCGGTTTGGCGCTGCCCATGGCGATCGGGCGCAACGACCGGTTCCTCCCCGAGGTCGAGCAGGCCAATGCCGAGGCGGTGGCCGCGCAGCGCGGTCTGTACGACCCCGAGATCGGCTGCACCGTCCCGGGACAGGTCGCCGACATCGAGCGGACCGCATCGACGCTCCCGTCGTCGTCCGCTGCGACGACAGCCGAACAGGCCGACTCGGGCGCCTCGGGTGCCGCTGCCGTCATCGCGAGCGCGCTCCTGCTCAAGGGAGCGCTGGACTCCGGGGTGCCGGGCGACGGGTTGATCTGGAAGGCGGCACACGCCCTGCCGACCCGTTCGTCGATGTCCGCCCGGGTGCAGAGGGTCGCGGGAACCGCACGGACGAACGAGAACGGTTTCCGGGAGCGCGCCCGGGTACTGCGTACCCCTCCTCCCCCGCCACCGGCCGCCGGCGGCGGGACCGGGAGCGCCGCGTCCTCCCCGCGACCGAAGCCCAAGCCGAAGCCGTCCGGCGGTGGCGCCGGCGCGACGGCGAAGCCCACGCCGAAGCCGTCGTCGGGAGGGTCGGCCGGTACGCCGAAACCCGCTCCGAAGCCGAAGCCGAACGTGGACACCTCGGGTGGCTCCGGTCCCGCCGGGTACACGGGACCACGCTGCTATGCACCGGGTGGGAAGACCTGGAAGCCCTGCTGA
- a CDS encoding MFS transporter: MVSARPQAEVRAAVRTATVRLIPLLGLAYLLNYIDRVNVGFAALTMNADLGLSAAAYGLGAGLFFIGYFFFEVPSNVILHRVGARLWIARIMVTWGIVASSTAFVQGEIGFYVVRVLLGIAEAGFFPGIILYLTYWFPRVDRARIVALFFLAVPLSSVVGGPLSTWLITVGDGALGFDAGWRFMFFVEGVPAVLLGIAVLWLLPDRPSSARWLPAGRAAALEETIAAEDAAEAGHDRGIGAALRDVRVIALSAVYFGIVFGLYVLAFFLPQIIAGFEEQFGADYSLIDIGLITAVPYAIASVAMVLWARHSDRTGERALHVAVPAAVGAVAIAAALAMPSPLLVMACVTVCAIGVFTAIPPFWSLPNSFLTGVGAAAGIGLVNSFGNLSGFVGPFVTGWLKDLTGDAQAGMWVVAAMMLMSAGITLAFRRAPAGSSRSTK, translated from the coding sequence ATGGTCTCGGCACGACCGCAGGCGGAGGTGCGGGCGGCGGTCCGCACCGCGACCGTCCGGCTGATCCCGCTGCTCGGGCTCGCCTACCTGCTCAACTACATCGACCGCGTCAACGTCGGTTTCGCGGCCCTGACCATGAACGCCGACCTCGGGCTGTCCGCGGCCGCCTACGGCCTCGGCGCCGGGCTGTTCTTCATCGGGTACTTCTTCTTCGAGGTGCCCTCGAACGTCATCCTGCACCGGGTCGGCGCGCGGCTCTGGATCGCGCGGATCATGGTGACCTGGGGGATCGTCGCGTCGTCGACGGCGTTCGTCCAGGGCGAGATCGGGTTCTACGTCGTCCGGGTGCTGCTCGGCATCGCCGAGGCGGGCTTCTTCCCGGGGATCATCCTCTACTTGACCTACTGGTTCCCGAGGGTGGACCGGGCGCGGATCGTCGCACTGTTCTTCCTGGCCGTGCCGCTGTCCTCGGTCGTGGGCGGGCCGCTGTCGACCTGGCTGATCACCGTCGGCGACGGCGCGCTCGGGTTCGACGCCGGGTGGCGGTTCATGTTCTTCGTCGAGGGCGTCCCCGCGGTGCTGCTGGGGATCGCGGTGCTGTGGCTGCTCCCCGACCGGCCGTCGTCGGCCCGCTGGTTGCCGGCCGGCCGGGCGGCGGCGCTGGAGGAGACGATCGCCGCCGAGGACGCCGCGGAGGCCGGTCACGACCGCGGGATCGGCGCGGCGCTGCGCGACGTCCGGGTGATCGCGCTGTCCGCCGTCTACTTCGGGATCGTGTTCGGCCTCTACGTGCTGGCCTTCTTCCTGCCCCAGATCATCGCCGGGTTCGAGGAGCAGTTCGGTGCGGACTACTCGCTGATCGACATCGGGCTGATCACCGCGGTCCCGTACGCGATCGCGTCGGTGGCCATGGTGCTGTGGGCCCGGCACTCCGACCGCACCGGGGAGCGGGCGCTGCACGTGGCCGTTCCCGCGGCCGTCGGTGCCGTCGCCATCGCCGCGGCGCTGGCGATGCCCTCACCACTGCTGGTCATGGCGTGCGTGACGGTCTGCGCGATCGGCGTGTTCACCGCGATCCCGCCGTTCTGGTCGTTGCCGAACTCGTTCCTGACCGGTGTCGGCGCGGCCGCCGGGATCGGCCTCGTCAACTCGTTCGGGAACCTGTCCGGGTTCGTCGGGCCGTTCGTGACCGGCTGGCTGAAGGACCTGACCGGTGACGCGCAGGCCGGGATGTGGGTGGTCGCGGCGATGATGCTGATGTCGGCGGGGATCACGCTCGCCTTCCGGCGGGCACCCGCCGGATCATCAAGATCGACGAAATAG
- a CDS encoding Fpg/Nei family DNA glycosylase, producing the protein MPEGHTVHRLARLQRRRYAGREVAVSSPQGRFTTGADVVDGRVLETVEAHGKHLFQYYGPDTVVHVHLGLWGRFANRRLPEAPPRGQVRMRIVGGTHYADLRGPAACELLDDVAVKALHDRLGEDPLRDDADPDRVRHRFARSRAPLAALLMDQSVIAGVGNVFRAETLFRTGLDPLTPARDLDDDSFGLLWDDLSAMLREGERRGRIETLLPEHDPALLEPADRGAVCASVVYAYRRTGRPCLVCGTPIAHREFRARNLFWCPRCQGGGTARPVTGR; encoded by the coding sequence ATGCCCGAGGGACACACCGTGCACCGGCTCGCCCGGCTGCAGCGACGCCGCTACGCCGGGCGGGAGGTCGCCGTCAGCAGCCCGCAGGGCCGGTTCACCACCGGTGCGGACGTCGTCGACGGCCGGGTCCTGGAGACCGTGGAGGCCCACGGGAAGCACCTGTTCCAGTACTACGGACCGGACACGGTCGTGCACGTCCACCTCGGGCTCTGGGGCCGGTTCGCGAACCGGCGCCTGCCCGAGGCGCCGCCCCGTGGCCAGGTCCGGATGCGGATCGTCGGCGGGACCCACTACGCCGATCTCCGCGGCCCGGCGGCCTGCGAGCTGCTCGACGACGTCGCGGTGAAGGCCCTGCACGACCGGCTCGGCGAGGACCCGCTGCGCGACGACGCCGACCCCGACCGGGTCCGGCACCGGTTCGCCCGCTCCCGCGCGCCGCTCGCCGCACTGCTCATGGACCAGTCGGTGATCGCGGGCGTCGGCAACGTCTTCCGCGCCGAGACCCTCTTCCGCACCGGTCTCGATCCGCTGACCCCCGCCCGCGACCTGGACGACGACTCGTTCGGCCTGCTCTGGGACGACCTCTCCGCGATGCTGCGCGAGGGCGAGCGCCGCGGCCGGATCGAGACCCTGCTGCCCGAGCACGATCCGGCACTGCTCGAACCCGCCGACCGGGGCGCGGTCTGCGCGAGCGTCGTCTACGCCTACCGGCGCACCGGCCGGCCCTGCCTGGTCTGCGGGACGCCGATCGCGCACCGGGAGTTCCGCGCGCGCAACCTGTTCTGGTGCCCACGCTGCCAGGGCGGCGGCACCGCCCGCCCCGTCACCGGCAGGTGA
- a CDS encoding DoxX family protein, with protein sequence MRPLPAPYSDLALLVTRLLVGVVLVAHGLQKLGNGVGGVAGGFAGMGIPLPTVSALFVMLVELLGGVLLVVGAATTVAGLAAFVAMAGAFLFAHFGATVFVDAGGWELVGVIAAGTLALAAAGPGRFSVDGALAGRRTRATVDA encoded by the coding sequence CGCCCTCCTCGTCACCCGGCTCCTCGTCGGCGTCGTCCTCGTCGCCCACGGCCTGCAGAAGCTGGGCAACGGCGTCGGCGGCGTGGCCGGCGGCTTCGCCGGCATGGGCATCCCGCTGCCGACGGTCTCCGCGCTGTTCGTGATGCTCGTCGAGTTGCTCGGTGGCGTGCTGCTCGTCGTCGGCGCCGCGACGACCGTCGCCGGCCTGGCCGCGTTCGTCGCGATGGCCGGGGCATTCCTGTTCGCCCACTTCGGAGCCACGGTGTTCGTCGACGCCGGCGGCTGGGAGCTCGTCGGCGTGATCGCCGCCGGTACGCTCGCCCTCGCCGCGGCCGGGCCCGGCCGGTTCTCCGTCGACGGCGCGCTGGCCGGCCGGCGCACCCGCGCCACCGTGGACGCCTGA